Proteins from a genomic interval of Rhodococcoides fascians A25f:
- a CDS encoding DUF2461 domain-containing protein: MTGFTGIPFAALDFYEDLEADNSKLWWNEHKDVYDNAVKGPMTALLATLEPEFGNAKVFRPYRDVRFSKDKTPYKTHQGGFVARGDSLGYYVQIDPAGLFVAGGFYNSSTEGIARYRRTVDDDVRGAELERIIAALTKAGYEIGGDTLKTKPRGFEIDHPRIDLLRHKSLTAGRHFGSPEWLKTPKAATKVRDAWRALTPLVEWSAALHT, translated from the coding sequence ATGACAGGCTTCACCGGAATCCCTTTCGCTGCGCTGGACTTCTACGAGGACCTCGAGGCCGACAACAGCAAGCTCTGGTGGAACGAACACAAAGATGTCTACGACAACGCGGTCAAAGGACCGATGACGGCGCTGCTGGCGACTCTCGAACCGGAGTTCGGCAACGCCAAGGTGTTCCGCCCGTACCGCGATGTCCGATTCTCCAAGGACAAAACACCCTACAAGACCCATCAGGGTGGATTCGTCGCTCGCGGTGACAGTCTGGGCTACTACGTGCAGATCGACCCCGCCGGGCTGTTCGTCGCGGGCGGCTTCTACAACAGCTCCACCGAGGGCATCGCCCGCTACCGCCGCACCGTGGACGACGATGTGCGCGGGGCCGAACTCGAACGAATCATCGCGGCGCTGACCAAGGCCGGCTACGAGATCGGCGGCGACACGCTCAAGACCAAGCCGCGCGGATTCGAGATCGATCACCCACGCATCGACCTTCTCCGGCACAAGTCGCTCACCGCCGGTAGACACTTCGGTTCACCCGAGTGGCTGAAGACACCGAAAGCCGCGACGAAGGTGCGCGACGCCTGGCGTGCCCTGACTCCCTTGGTGGAGTGGTCTGCTGCACTGCACACGTGA